AAGATAAGTCAGATACTGCTGACCGAATGTCATCCAGAAGCGCGCACGCTTGATGGTCGGGTAATTCTTAACCAGTGATTCCAGTTCTTCGTGGTGCATCAGATATGAATCTCGGGGACCGATATTCGGATAAGTCAAGTCCTGATGCACAGCCAACGGCTCTGTTTCAATCCACTTGCCATCCTCATAATACAGTCCCTTCTGGGTAATTTCACGAATATTGATTTCAGGATTGAAGTTCGTGGCGAAAGCCTTGTGATGATTACCGGCATTGCAGTCTACAATATCCAGATAATGGATTTCATCGAAATGGTGCTTGGCTGCGTATGCCGTGTAAGCCTGTGAAACACCCGGGTCGAAACCACAGCCGAGAATGGCAGTCAGACCGGCCTTCTCGAACTTTTCCTTGTATGCCCACTGCCAACTGTATTCAAAGTGAGCCTCATCCTTCGGTTCGTAATTGGCCGTATCAAGATAATTGCAGCCACAGGCCAGACAAGCCTCCATAATAGTAAGGTCCTGATAGGGCAAAGCGAGGTTGATAACCAATTCAGGCTTGAATGCGTTGAACAACTCTTTCAACTGCTCCACATCGTCGGCATCTACCTGTGCCGTCTTGATGTCGGCCTTGTATCCCTTATCGTGAATAGCCTTTACCAACTCGTCGCACTTTTCCTTGCGACGGCTTGCAATCATAAACTCTGTAAATACGTCCTGATTCTGAACGATTTTGAATGCTGCAACGGTAGCTACGCCACCTGCACCAATCATCAAAACTTTTCCCATAGTTACTTTATTCTTTTTTATCTTATTCTATTTTCTATCTCATCGCCCCTGATTCCCATCGCATTCATAATCGAATATCCGAGAATCTGCTGCTTGAAGTTGCCGCCTTCCATAGGCTGCATTGCAAACATCGTGATGTGCTTTTCCTCATCATCAACGTCGCGAAGGGCATTGCGAAGCGTGCCGTAGATGTTTCCGTCTTCTGCATTCGGAACAATCATAATGCGGCGCACCTCCTTGTGGCTAAGTACAATCCTCAGGAAATCGAGCAGCACTTCGTCCTTTGCAGTTACCTCGCCTCCCGTAGCAATGGTGTTGATAATGAACTCGCCGAGCTTTTCATCCCTGAACGCCTGTTTGTCGAGTTCGCTCTCAAAGTTTGAAGGCACGAAATTATCGAATGCCTTCTTGTTCCTGTCGTGCAAAATCACTACCTGTGTTTCGTGACTGCCCGGCTTCATACGGCCGTCAAGGGCTATGTTCACTATCCACTGACTCAAGTCTGCCTGTGGGATTCTCCTGTTCAGCATCCTTTCAAAGTTCACGATAAGGTTGAACGCCACGCCGTCGATGTAATCCCCATCCACGATGATGACACTCCCGCTCATTTTTATGTTCTGCGAATCTTGTAAATTCATAGCTACAAAGATACATCAAAACAGGGGAAGAACAAAATTATTAATTCATAATTATTCTTACCTCAAAGAAGAAAGCCTATAAAGCCCTCTGTCAGATTATCCTTTTCGACTATCCTCCTGAACATTAAAATTGATTTCCTTTTCCTTGCAAACCCGTTCACTTGTTTCCTCGTCCACTTGTCTTCTCGTCCACTTGTCTTCTCGTCCACTTGTCTTCTCGTCCACTTGTCTTCTTGTCCACTTGTCTTCTTGTCCACTTGTTTTCTTGTCTCCTTGTCCACTTTAAAATAAGGTATATACATTTCTCCAAAAAGGTATATACGTTTCGACCAAAAGGTATATACCTTTTTTTCACGCCCAAAGTACATTTTGCAATATATTGATAATCAGCATATTGTAAAAGTACTGAAAAATGCTTTGTGCCGGACTTCGGTAAGCAGTCGGCTGCAAATAGCCCTGTAAAGAAAATAATAATACTGAAGAGGCGTTTATTTTAAAACTACAATAATATAATATCGCTATGAGAGGAATTTTATTATCGGTGCTGATGCTGCTCGCGATCAATGCTGCCGGACAAACAGTTAGAAGCGTGGAGATTCATAACGCCGTGGTAGAACAGAGTAAAAAGTACAGAAACGGCAACAAATATCAAAAAGACTTTCTGCTTTTCACCGATGCCTTGCGCACCACCCACCCTGCCTTCTGCAAGCAACTTTCGGATCCGTTCAGCATAGACAGTATGGAAAGCGTGGGCTACAAGCAACTGAAGCGATGCAAGGACGAGCAGGATTTTAAACTCTATCTGCAACGCCAGATTTCAATCCTCCACGACGGGCATTCGAGCATCAACCTGAACCTGTCCACGCCCAACGACCTTTATTATATGTTCAACCTGAGCTATACCGGCGACGGATATATATTGAGAGGCGTGGATAAGGATTTCAAGGATGCGCTCGGGAAGAAAGTAGAAAAAATCAACGGCGTCAGCGCAGAAGATTTCATCCGTCAGTTCTCCCAATATATCAGCGGCGACAATGAAGTGGCACTGCGGGGCACGATTATGGGTTCACAACTGCAAAACCATTTCTCATTAGTAAAACATCTGCCCTGCAACCGTCCCGACTCACTTCTTGCACTGACTATGAGCGACGGCTCTGTGGTAAAGTTGCGTCCCATCGTTCCCGACAGGTCAAGGATGGAAGTTCTGAAACCTGCCGGCGACACTTCGACCTCCGTCCACGTCCGCGAAAGGCACAATGTTCCTTTCTTCTACAAGATTGACGACGACCACGGCATTGCCTATCTGCAATTCAATGCGTGCGAAGACCGATACACACAAAACTGGATGATGGAGCAGCGGGGAATAAAACTCACGGAAGAGCAGCAGCAAATGCTGAACTCCATTCCTTTTTTCCACGAGACCTTGCGCAAGATGTTCTCGGAAATAGAAAACAGGAAAATCAAGACGCTCGTTATCGACGTGAGACAAAACGGCGGCGGCAACAGTCTGCTGTGTACGGAACTGATGAGCTGGCTCTATCCTGTGGTCAGAAAAGGCATCTCCAATCCCGATTATATGACGGTATCTTCCAACATTCGTTTTTCTCCCCTGTATGAACTGTTCTACCCTGAATATTCCAAGCAGACGGAAGATTTGTGCCGTCAGCAGAATGGGGGCGCAATAGATTATGCAACGCTTTACGACAGCCGGCTGAGACCATTTGACACAGAAAAAGCCAATGCCGACAGCAATGACGGCATCGACAAATCCATATTCCATCTGCTCAACTGCAATGAAGACAGTATATTCAAAGGCAACGTGATATTCATACAGGATGAACATACATTCAGTAGTGCCGCTATGCTTGTCTTGGAAGCAAGCGACAACCATATCGGGCAGGTCATCGGAGGAGAGAGCTGCTACAACACGTCCAATTACGGCGACATCCTTATATGGCAACTGCCAAATACCAAAGTCGAGGGTACCATTTCCCATAAAATGTTTCTGCGTCCCGACATCAGCCGACTGAAAGAGAAACACTTCGCTCCCCACAAAATCATCATTCCGACTATGGCAGACTTGCTTTCGGGCAATGACCCTTGTTGGGAATGGATTGTCAGGCACTACAAAAAATAGTCCCACGGCAAATGGCAGATGAACTTATGTCGCACATTTCGTAAGTGGCTGAAAATCAAACTACAAATATTCCAATTCCAAACGTGCGAAGAATGCAGTCCATTCTTCGCACGTTTGCATTGTATTCTTGCGAAGAATGGAACGCATTCTTCGGTCAGTTGCAAATCGGGTATTCATCGGTCGGCGGCAACAGTCGTTCTGCTGAACCGATGATGCTGTTTTTTCACACCATCTTTCTTTTATCCTCCGGCTTACAATGGATATTCATCGAAAGCATAGAGTACGGTGGAGAGATAGCGTTCGCCGGTATCGGGAAGCATAACAACGATGCGCTTGCCCTTGTTCTCAGGACGCTTGGCAATCTCCACAGCCGCAAAGACAG
The Prevotella sp. HUN102 genome window above contains:
- a CDS encoding saccharopine dehydrogenase family protein, with translation MGKVLMIGAGGVATVAAFKIVQNQDVFTEFMIASRRKEKCDELVKAIHDKGYKADIKTAQVDADDVEQLKELFNAFKPELVINLALPYQDLTIMEACLACGCNYLDTANYEPKDEAHFEYSWQWAYKEKFEKAGLTAILGCGFDPGVSQAYTAYAAKHHFDEIHYLDIVDCNAGNHHKAFATNFNPEINIREITQKGLYYEDGKWIETEPLAVHQDLTYPNIGPRDSYLMHHEELESLVKNYPTIKRARFWMTFGQQYLTYLDCIQNLGMSRIDEIEYEAPLADGSGKTAKVKIVPLQFLKAVLPNPQDLGENYDGETSIGCRIRGIKDGKEQTYYVYNNCKHQEAYNETGMQGVSYTTGVPAMIGAMMFFKGLWRKPGVWNVEDFDPDPFMEELNKHGLPWHEVFGGDLEL
- a CDS encoding DUF6621 family protein, whose product is MNLQDSQNIKMSGSVIIVDGDYIDGVAFNLIVNFERMLNRRIPQADLSQWIVNIALDGRMKPGSHETQVVILHDRNKKAFDNFVPSNFESELDKQAFRDEKLGEFIINTIATGGEVTAKDEVLLDFLRIVLSHKEVRRIMIVPNAEDGNIYGTLRNALRDVDDEEKHITMFAMQPMEGGNFKQQILGYSIMNAMGIRGDEIENRIR
- a CDS encoding S41 family peptidase; this translates as MRGILLSVLMLLAINAAGQTVRSVEIHNAVVEQSKKYRNGNKYQKDFLLFTDALRTTHPAFCKQLSDPFSIDSMESVGYKQLKRCKDEQDFKLYLQRQISILHDGHSSINLNLSTPNDLYYMFNLSYTGDGYILRGVDKDFKDALGKKVEKINGVSAEDFIRQFSQYISGDNEVALRGTIMGSQLQNHFSLVKHLPCNRPDSLLALTMSDGSVVKLRPIVPDRSRMEVLKPAGDTSTSVHVRERHNVPFFYKIDDDHGIAYLQFNACEDRYTQNWMMEQRGIKLTEEQQQMLNSIPFFHETLRKMFSEIENRKIKTLVIDVRQNGGGNSLLCTELMSWLYPVVRKGISNPDYMTVSSNIRFSPLYELFYPEYSKQTEDLCRQQNGGAIDYATLYDSRLRPFDTEKANADSNDGIDKSIFHLLNCNEDSIFKGNVIFIQDEHTFSSAAMLVLEASDNHIGQVIGGESCYNTSNYGDILIWQLPNTKVEGTISHKMFLRPDISRLKEKHFAPHKIIIPTMADLLSGNDPCWEWIVRHYKK